Part of the Candidatus Methylomirabilota bacterium genome, GGATACGTGACGATACCAAAGGGTCATCGCCATCGTCTTGTGGCCCATGAGCTCTCGGAGCGTAGCAAGGTCAACCCCCGCCATAGCAAGCCGCGAGGCGAAGGTATGCCGGAGGTCATGGAAGCGAAAATCTTCGATCCGAGCGGCGCGTAAGGCCCCGGGGACGGTCTTT contains:
- a CDS encoding tyrosine-type recombinase/integrase, which gives rise to KTVPGALRAARIEDFRFHDLRHTFASRLAMAGVDLATLRELMGHKTMAMTLWYRHVSPDHRRAAIERLVSRESKPTASAASGNGVAP